The DNA sequence AAAAAAAGCCTATCAAATTTGATAGGCTTATAAGTTACAAGATGTCAAAAAGTAATATTATATTATTCTACTTTGACATTTATTGCGTTCAAGCCTTTTGGACTTTCCTCAACATCATAGCTTACTTTGTCTCCCTCATTTATCTCATCGGTTAATCCATTTTGATGTACAAATACATCTTTACTACCGTCATCAGGTGTAATAAATCCAAATCCTTTAAATTTGTTGAAAAATTTCACTGTTCCTTTACTCATAATTAAAAATTTAAAATTTAAATAAAATACAAAGTTAGTATTATATTCTTTATATGATTGATTCATGCATAATTAACTTTTTTCTTGTGCATAAACGCTTGAAATAAACACTTTTGGAATTGCGTTTATTTTCGTGTTGAACTAAACCTAAGCCAGCTAATTCAGTAATAATCACGTAATTTCATCTTTATTAATTTTTAAAATATATAAAGATGAAAAAAAATGAATCACGATAAAAAATCGGGATTGGACAAAATGCAAAAAAGGCTTTTGGTGAGCAATCATTATTGAAAAGCCGTCAAATAGAATTAATTACTATCAAATATTAGCTGACTTTCGGAAAACAAACCGGAAATTCCGTTCACCTCCAAAATACCCAAATTATTAGGAGTTTATAATAAATAGAGTATTTATAATGTTCGATCCCGATACATCGGGATTACAAACCCTAAAGTAAAGCCTCTTTCCTAACCAAAGGTTTTGTTGTCCTTTGCGACAAACGGAGCTATGGGCTTCTCCGACTTCTCTTGTTTCCTTTCCGAATTTCGCTATGCTAATATCGGATTGTTTAGTATTTTACTTATGGCGACTTCTAAAAATGCAAATTTCTTCGTTGTTTCGATATTTTAAAATCCTCATTTACAATAGTAAACTGCGGTTTTGAAATTTCTCACGCCTTGAAATTTGCTATTTTTAGAAGTCCCTTTATATTATTCTTGTATTATTTGGCAAGAAATTTCACACAGTATATTCAAAACATAATCTCGCAAAGGCTCAATGGCACAAAGTATTATGAAAGAAAACTCTTTGCAATCTTAAAAACAAGTTTCGGACTCAAAACAAGAATTGTTTCGTTTCATAGATTTCCAAAAACTTTGCGTCTTTGCATCTTTGCGAGAATTTTTTCTGGTTTATCCAGCTTAAGATTGTAAGATAGTATTCATTGTTCGGTTTAACAAGTAGCGAGGGCGGGACTTGAACCCGCGACCTCATGATTATGAATCATGCGCTCTAACCACCTGAGCTACCTCGCCTTAAAATTTTGCGGCTGCAAAGATAATTTATTTTAATATTTAAAGAAAATATTTTAATATTTTTTTGAAATTGAAAATTTGACTCATCTCAACTTTTCACTTTTCACTTAACAAAAGGTGGAGCTTGACTAATGTTTTCAACAAGTTTCGGAAAGTAAATCTTATAAACAGTTTCGATATATTTATTGCTTGAAGGGAAAGGAACTTTCGCCACATTTCCGTACAAGAATTTTCCACTGAAATCGAAAATTGAGTAATGTAAATTTATCCAATAATTATAGGAATCTGAAGCAACATTCATTGGGTCGGAAAAATCTCCTTTTATTTCAAATTGGGTGATAAAAAGCATTAAATCGACATCATATTTTCTCGAAAGGCTTTTTAAAAAATTCTCGTCTTCGAACTTTATATTTACAAACTTATTCGACTTATCTTTACGAACTTCAACAATTTCGCCTTGAAAAAGGCCGTCTTGAATTTCATTGTTGGAGTTTGTTTTTTTTCTTTTGTCGAATTTTTTAAAAAAGGATTTTTTTTCTGTTGTATCCTTTTCTTGCGGACGATCCATTAAAAAATATCCAATCATGCTTAAAATTTCGTCTAAATCTTCACTTGCAGCATAAGTATAATTATTCAGCAGGCTAACCGTACTTCCTTCATAAAAAACTTTCTGCAAACTAAAATCTAACTGCAACTGTGTGTAATTAAGCATTTGTTCGTAAGTCATTTCCGATTTTTTTGCAAATTCGTGCATGGCATCACTATAATACATATGTTCTGCAAAAGGAATTAGCAAAATAATTTTTGCAGTATCAGGATTGAGAGTATCATTTACAATTTCCTGAGATTTAAGATGAAAATTAATTATAGAAAAAAGGAAGATTAGAATAAAAAATCTCATGGATTATTTTGTTTATGAATTATAAATTGAGTTAGTGCTCTCGAAAACTTAATTTTATAATCCTGTTGAACGTTTATGCAAAATACTTGCATTTTGAACGCCTTCAAGATAATAAATCCAAGCAGAGTTATTGCCAACATATGGTTCTGGTTCTTTACGATTCATAGGGTGGTTATGACTTACTCTAAAAGATGCACCTAAATTAGGATTGACCGGTGCAACCCATATTGTTGAATTACTGTTGTCATCGGGGCCCGGGTGAGAAGATCTAACAAATGTGATATATGAATTTCCATTAATTTTAAAAACTTCGGGAGAGATAAGATAAGGATAATTACTCGGATATGGAGGATAAATTTGGTTCAATAAATTCCAGTTCCCATTTTGATTTCTTAAATACACATTTAGTCCGCACCATGCAACACCGTCATGCTCAACAGTGGTGAAAAACATATATCGTCCATTATAAGTAGGATTTACCGATTTCCACATATAAGAATCGCCTTTGGTTGAGGCAGAGAAAGTAAGTTGTTCAGAATTATTCGGATCTCGTATATCATAAAGATAAGTTTGTGAAATATTGTTTAAATCGGGTTTCACTGAAATTAATAATTCTCGATTTTCTACCCATCTGGCAATTCCTACATCAATGGAAGAAAAAATAAGATCGTTAGGAAGGATTGTTTCTGAAGAAGGATTGTCTAATTCTCGCCACATTGGTACATAGCTTCCATTATTCAGAATTGCAACATAAACAGCTTTTAAGGGGTAAGTTCCATGAGAATCCATGCTTCCGGGAGAACCTGCCCGAGCTTTATATTGATAATTAATATTTTGAAGTTTCTCGGTTTGCCAATTGCCCAATGAATCTTGCCATGCTCTTGCAATTTTCGAAACTGGAAATGTATCGTGCCAGGCATTGTAAATAATCTGTATTTCATTTGAATTATAAGTCCACTCGGGACCATTCATAACCAAAGACATAGGGACAATATTTGTATCAATAATTTGATAATTGCTAAACATTCCTGTATTCGGATTTATTTCTGCTACCCATAGATTTGAACCATCGCGCTCTTGCCATGTAACCATATTGTATGGTGCAGACACAAATTCAGGGTCAGGAAAATTTGTATTAGGATAAGCAATATCAACTTGAGCTACAGAATGTTTTACAAAAAATATACTTAAAAGAAAACTCAGCAATATAATACTTTTCATAAATCAATGTTTAAAATTCACTGCAAAAATATGGCAATATTTTGTGTTTTGCAACATATTTTTTGTTAAACTCATACAATTTACAACTATAGAATTTCGATTATGGCTAAGAAATCAAAGCTATTCTACAATTTTTTCGAAAGTATCTTCAATATTTCCCGGAGTATTTACGATTTGCATAAATGTACTCATAGAAAGCAAAGGCCAGTGCAAAGCAATTCGGTATCTTCCGTTAAGCATGCTTGCTTCATTGTCTTGAAGAATAAGCTCGTAAGGCATTGCAGCTGTATGCTTTTCTCCAATTGTTGGCAAATATTTCGACTCTCCAATTTCAGTATCGAGCATTGCAATACCAAAAACTGCAACTTTTTTTTCAGGAATTACAATTTCATAAACTTTGGCAGTGTTTTCAGGCTTTTTGTCAAGATTAGCTCGAATAGTTTTTAGGCCTTCTTCAAAAGAATTGAATTCTCGCAACTCTATAGGATCAGTAAAATATGGCATGCCAAACATATACTGGTATTCCCAAAGGTCTTCGATTTCGGAGTCACCTCCAAATTCAACAAAATTTGGATTAATTCGTTTTAGTGCATCTTTAATATCTTTATCAATAATTTTCAATTCGTTTTCGATAGGTTTTATTTCTTCCATTAAGTAGGCATGAAAAATGTACATTGGATTCAACAAACTAATTTCAAGATTACCCTTTTCTAAATAAAAGCCAACTTTTATTACCGAAGCCATTAGCCCTCTATCCTTTTTCTTCAGAACTATAGATTGAAGTTGTTTGCTTGAAAAAGCAATAACATATAAATTCTTATTATTCCCTGGATGATATTCTCCAATTGTCTCAAATCCTTTTTGAGATAGTGCATTCTTAACAATATTTGCAGCCTCAGGAATGCTTTCTTTTACAACTCCAATTTTATAATAAGCTGGTATTTTTTCGTTAGCAAAACTGTTACTTGCCGATAGAATTAAAATACTAACCAAAATTAATTTCAGATTTCTCATAACTAAATACATTAAATTTAATATTTTTTTTTCACAAAAATATAAAATGAGTTGAATTATTAAAATTTTAGTTTCTGTAAAAGCAATTTTTACTATTTTTGAATTGTATTTGATAATTTGATATGAAATCTTGAGTACTTGCGTATTTTTATAAATTTTAAAATTTTTAATTAGAAATGTCCTTTTTCAGATTACTTTTTTTATTGATTGTTTTTATTGGATATAAAATTACTTATTCGCAACAAATTGCGACAATTTTTCACGACGATTTTACGGATAATAGAAATGAATGGCTTGAAAAAAATTCGAACCAACATAAAACAAAAGTTACAAATAATACATTCTTCCTTCACAATAAATTAAGAAATGGCTCTTTGGCTGCTACCAAAGAAATAGAAATGAACCATGAAAACGATTTCATTATCGAAGCCACTATGCGAAGAATAAAAGGATTTGAAAATGATGGTTACGGACTTACATGGGGCAGGTTCAACAGTGAAAATAGTTTTAGTTTTACTATCAGCGAATCAGGAGGATTCGAAATTGGCAAATGGCAAAACGGTAAATGGCAAAATATGGTGAAATCGACTCAGTCTGAGCATATTAACACAAAGAACAAGTTTAACCAGATGGCGATTAAAAAAAGTAAAAACCAAATCAGTTTCTATATAAATCAAAACCTTGTTTCAGAACTTCCGTTCGAGAATTTTTTTGGTTTCGATCTGGGTTTCATTATTTATCACAATATGGTTGTTGAGGTAGAAAATATACGAGTTTCAGGAACTTCATATTTTCAAGGATATTCCTATAATAGTAAAAATTCTTTAAGAAAACATAATGAACAAGATATATTGATTAGAAATATTGAATATAAAGATTACGATGGAGATACTGTTCTAAAAAGTGTTAACAATGGCGATATATTCTTTGATTTATTTAACAATTCAAAAATTAATTTTAAAGAATTATCTGTTCTTCTTACTCCTTTAAATTCAGATCAGAATATCGAATACAAGCCTATAACTCAGGTTTTTAATTTGAAACCAGGTTCTACAAAAAAAGTTTCAATAGATATATTTGCAAACAAACAATTTCAAGGTGGAAGCAAAACTTTTAGGATAGATGTGATTGAAAAAGACGGTTTCGTTGCGAATCCATTAGAATTTAGTATTTCTTCCGAAGCATTTTCGCAACCCGATGTTCGTGTTGAAAAAATAATTATTGATGATACTATTGATGAAAGTGGCAAAACACTGCGATATGGTAACGCAAATTCGATGATTGATGCAGGTGAAGTAATTGAGGCGGCGATTTTTCTAAAAAACTACGGCGGGAAAGAAAACAATTTTTATGCTAAAATAAATTTAAAAACAAGAAGTTACGATATATCCTTCAAAGAACGAGGACAAAGAATGCAGTTAGGAAACTTTGAGCCAAACGAAACCAAAATCATAAAATTTTCATTTTTTACAAATTCAAGATTCGGAATAAACGATATTCCTTTTATTATGAATTTATACTACAGTCACAGAATGCACAAAGAAATTGATTTTGGGCTAAAGCATGGAGAGCTATGGAACAGAAAATATCTAAAATATACTTATAGCGAAGTGATAAATACAGTAAAAAAGCCAACAATAGAAATTGCTGATATTGATAC is a window from the Bacteroidota bacterium genome containing:
- a CDS encoding cold shock domain-containing protein, with protein sequence MSKGTVKFFNKFKGFGFITPDDGSKDVFVHQNGLTDEINEGDKVSYDVEESPKGLNAINVKVE